One window of the Sebastes umbrosus isolate fSebUmb1 chromosome 1, fSebUmb1.pri, whole genome shotgun sequence genome contains the following:
- the LOC119491598 gene encoding SPRY domain-containing protein 3-like: MDDINLHYRFLNWRRRIREIREVRAVRYRERLKRMLRDGEILRYHGNSDEVGCFVAARPLSRRNRYFEVTIMDTGVRGMIAVGLVPQLYKLDHQPGWLPHSVAFHADDGKLYNGNTVGQQFGPKCCRGDRIGCGVSLDSDDGQLTVFFTKNGKEVGCVEIPASPEALYPAVGMHSLGEEVQLDLNAEWGMDEDDGQMIVDSHEEDWGRLHDIKVTGTLLEYVGKGKSIVDVGLAQARRPLNTRFHYYELEITDAGEKCYIALGLARRDYPKNRHPGWSRGSIAYHADDGKLFQGSGVGDAFGPRCFEGDIMGCGIMFPRDYSLDAGDDADDWELDVIPKPSEVQNDLYANNEDEDDEEGEDVEGRKVTVFFTRNGKVVGRREVALPVGGLYPTIGMMSTGEKVRVDLHPLSG; the protein is encoded by the exons ATGGACGACATAAACCTTCATTATCGCTTTCTGAACTGGAGGAGACGAATTCGAGAAATTCGTGAAGTGCGAGCGGTGCGATACCGGGAGCGGCTCAAAAGGATGCTTAGAGACGGAGAAATACTCAG gtATCATGGGAATTCAGATGAAGTTGGCTGTTTTGTGGCAGCCAGGCCATTGTCAAGAAGAAATCGCTATTTTGAA GTGACCATCATGGATACAGGAGTGAGGGGAATGATTGCTGTTGGTTTGGTGCCTCAGCTCTACAAGCTGGACCATCAGCCGGGCTGGCTCCCGCACTCTGTGGCTTTTCATGCTGATGATGgcaa GCTGTATAATGGCAACACTGTAGGACAGCAGTTTGGTCCAAAATGCTGCAGAGGTGACAGGATCGGCTGTGGAGTATCTCTGGACTCTGATGATGGACAGCTAACTGTGTTTTTTACCAAGAATGGCAAAGAA GTCGGCTGTGTGGAAATCCCAGCATCTCCTGAAGCTCTCTACCCCGCTGTGGGGATGCACTCTCTGGGGGAGGAAGTGCAGCTGGACCTGAACGCTGAATGGGGGATGGATGAGGATGATGGACAGATGATTGTGGATAGTCATGAAGAGGACTGGGGCCGTCTCCATGACATCAAGGTGACCGGCACG CTGCTGGAGTACGTGGGTAAAGGGAAGAGCATCGTGGACGTGGGCTTGGCTCAGGCCCGGCGGCCTCTCAACACACGCTTCCACTACTATGAACTGGAGATCACAGATGCTGGAGAGAAGTGTTACATCGCCCTGGGGCTGGCACGCAGG GACTACCCCAAAAACAGGCATCCAGGTTGGAGCAGAGGGTCTATAGCCTATCATGCAG ATGATGGAAAGTTGTTCCAGGGCAGCGGGGTCGGCGACGCGTTTGGACCGCGCTGCTTTGAAGGGGACATCATGGGCTGCGGGATCATGTTTCCACGCGACTACAGCCTTGATGCTGGAG ATGACGCAGACGACTGGGAGCTCGATGTGATTCCCAAACCTAGTGAAGTTCAGAACGACTTGTATGCAAACAATGAAGATGAAGACGATGAAGAAGGAGAAGATGTGGAGGGGAGGAAGGTCACG GTGTTCTTCACCAGAAATGGAAAGGTGGTGGGCCGGAGGGAGGTGGCCTTACCTGTAGGAGGCTTGTACCCCACAATTGGCATGATGAGCACTGGGGAGAAGGTCAGAGTGGACCTGCACCCCCTCAGCGGCTGA